Genomic window (Neorickettsia findlayensis):
GTTGCACCTTCGGTTTTGTCTTGATAACTTGTGTGACTATAAGCGTCTTTTCTAAAAATTTCAGCACTCTTCGATACAACAACGGTTCCAGCAAAAATATCATGCCAGGTTCTACTTTTTCTATCAAAAAGGCTCCAGAATATGCCAAGGAAAAAAATAAGCAAAGAAAAAGGCAATATAATTAATCTCTTTATACACGCAGAGACCGAGGGCTTTTCCAAGGTCTCGTCATCAAGAAGCCTTAACCTTAAAATCCATTTGCCTGGCGTACAGCCAAATCTGTGCCAACATATAACAAAGAGTGTTGCTAAAAGTATCAGCTGAAACACTTGTACTACTAGAACACTCTTATAGAACCCTATAGTAAGAGCCTTTTCCGCCTGACTTATAGGAAGACCAAATCTGTATCTCTCAAGAACTTCGACTGGAAACTGCAAATCCACTAAGAAAGAAAGTAAGTACCCACTAACCTTCAATATCAGAACACAAAAAAGAAGATCCGTAATGGTACTGACGGAGCGTTTAAATTGACTAGCGTAAATGACTCCACGGCTATCGGTCTTGTTTTTGTGAGGAAAAGAAAAAAGCCTATGAGGAAAATCAAATATTGATTTTATAACACCAGGAAATAATGAAAAAAGCTTATTCATAAGAGCTTAAGAAGTAGCACAATCACCCTTGACATAGAAAGCCATGATTCCGCTGCAC
Coding sequences:
- a CDS encoding RDD family protein, with translation MNKLFSLFPGVIKSIFDFPHRLFSFPHKNKTDSRGVIYASQFKRSVSTITDLLFCVLILKVSGYLLSFLVDLQFPVEVLERYRFGLPISQAEKALTIGFYKSVLVVQVFQLILLATLFVICWHRFGCTPGKWILRLRLLDDETLEKPSVSACIKRLIILPFSLLIFFLGIFWSLFDRKSRTWHDIFAGTVVVSKSAEIFRKDAYSHTSYQDKTEGATRVTD